TGGCGGCGACCGTGGACTACCTGTTCGGGTACGACGCCACGGCCGGGGTCGTGGACGACTGGATGTACGAGAAGCTCAGCGCCGAGTACGTCTTCGACCCGGAGAACCGGGACTTCATGAAGAAGTCCAACCCCTGGGCGCTGCGCGGCATCACCGAGCGGCTGCTGGAGGCCGCCGACCGCGGACTGTGGGCCGAGCCGGACGCGGAGACGCTGGAGCGGCTGCGTGCCACCTATCTGGAACTCGAAGGCGACTTGGAGGGCGACGAGAAGTGAGCACCCCCTTTCCGTTCACGGCCGTCGTCGGCCAGGACGACCTGCGGCTCGCACTGCTGCTGAACGCCGTGTCCCCGGCGGTCGGCGGTGTGCTGGTGCGCGGCGAGAAGGGCACAGCGAAGTCCACGGCGGTGCGTGCGCTGTCGGCGCTCATGCCGACGCTGGACGTCGTCTCCGGCTGCCGCTTCTCCTGCGACCCCGGCTCCCCCGACCCCGGCTGCCCGGACGGGCCGCACGAGCCGGGGGCGTTCGAGACCCGGGCCGCGCGCATGGTCGAACTGCCCGTCGGCGCCTCCGAGGACCGGCTGGTCGGCGCGCTGGACATCGAGCGGGCGCTCTCGGAGGGCGTGAAGGCCTTCGAGCCGGGCCTGCTGGCCGACGCGCACCGCGGGATCCTCTACGTCGACGAGGTCAATCTCCTCCACGACCACCTGGTGGACCTGCTGCTGGACGCGGCCGCGATGGGCGCCTCGTACGTCGAGCGCGAGGGCGTCTCCGTGCGGCACGCGGCCCGTTTCCTGCTCGTCGGCACCATGAACCCCGAAGAGGGCGAGCTGCGGCCGCAGTTGCTCGACCGGTTCGGGCTGACCGTGGAGGTCGCGGCCTCCCGGGAGCCGGACCAGCGGGTGGAGGTCGTCAGGCGGCGGCTGGCCTACGACGACGACCCGGGCGCCTTCGCCGCGCGCTGGGCCGAGGAGGAGGCCGCCGTGCGGGCGCGGATCGTCGCCGCGCGGGAGCTGCTGCCGTCCGTGCGGCTGGGCGACGGGGCGCTGCGGCAGATCGCGGCGACCTGTGCGGCCTTCGAGGTGGACGGCATGCGCGCCGACATCGTGATGGCGCGCACCGCCACCGCGCTGGCGGCCTGGGCCGGGCGCACGGACGTGCTCGCCGAGGACGTCCGGCAGGCGGCGCTGCTCGCGCTGCCGCACCGGCGGCGGCGCAACCCCTTCGACGCGCCGGGCCTCGACGAGGACAAGCTCGACGAGACCCTGGAGGAGTTCGGCGGCTCGGACGACGAGGACCCGGATCCGGACCCCGGCCCGGACGGGCCCGGCGGGGGCGGCGGACAGCCGGAACCCGACGACGCGCCCCAGGGCGGCGACGACACCGCGGCCCGGCCCGAGGCCGGCGAGGGCGGGCAGCCGCAGCCTTCGGGCGCCGGCGAGCAGTCGGCCGTCCGGGCGTCGGAGCCGTTCCGCACGAAGGTGCTGAGCGTGCCCGGCATCGGCGAGGGTGCCGCCGGGCGGCGCTCGCGGGCGCGCACCGAGCACGGGCGGACGACCGGGGCCCGGCGGCCCCGGGGCGCGCTCACCAAGCTGCACCTGGCGGCGACGGTGCAGGCGGCGGCCCCGCACCAGCGGGCGCGCGGACGGTCCGGGCCGGGCCTGGTGGTGCGCCGGGACGATCTGCGGCAGGCCACCCGCGAGGGGCGCGAGGGCAATCTCGTGCTGTTCGTCGTGGACGCCTCCGGGTCGATGGCGGCACGGCAGCGGATGAGCGCCGTCAAGGGCGCCGTGCTGTCGCTGCTGCTGGACGCCTACCAGCGGCGCGACAAGGTGGGTCTGGTGACCTTCCGCGGTACGGACGCCGAGGTGGCACTGCCGCCGACCTCGTCGGTGGACGCGGCGGCGGCCCGGCTGGAGACGCTGCCGACGGGCGGGCGGACACCGCTCGCCGCGGGGCTGCTGCGCGCCCACGACGTGCTGCGCGTGGAGCGGCTGCGCGATCCGGCGCGGCGGCCGCTGGTCGTGCTGGTGACGGACGGGCGCGCCACCGGAGGCCCCGAGCCGGTCGCCCTGGCCGGGCGTGCGGCGCGGCTGTTCGCGGCCGACGGTGTCGCCTCGGTCGTCGTGGACTGCGAGTCGGGGCCGGTGCGGCTCGGGCTCGCCGGGCAGCTCGCGGGCGAGCTGGGCGGTACCGCCGTGACATTGGACGAGCTGCGCGCGGACAGCATCGCCGGGCTCGTGAAGGACGTGCAGAGGAGGGCCGCGTAATGCCGCAGGGACAGCCGAGTGTGGTGCCGGACGACGGACTGACGACCCGCCAGCGGCGGAACCGGCCGCTGGTCGTCGTCCACACGGGCATCGGCAAGGGCAAGTCCACCGCCGCCTTCGGGCTCGCGCTGCGGGCCTGGAACCAGGGGTGGCCGATCGGGGTGTTCCAGTTCGTCAAGTCGGCGAAGTGGAAGGTCGGCGAGGAGAACGCGCTGCGGGTGCTGGGCGCCTCCGGCGAGGGCGGGTCCGTCGACTGGCACAAGATGGGCGAGGGCTGGTCCTGGGTGCAGCGCGACGCCCAGATGGACAACGAGGAGAAGGCCCGGGAGGGCTGGGAGCAGGTCAAGCGGGACCTGGCGGCCGAGACGTACAAGCTGTACGTGCTCGACGAGTTCGCGTACCCGATGCACTGGGGGTGGGTGGACACGGACGAGGTGATCTCCGTGCTGCGGGACCGGCCTGGGACGCAGCATGTCGTGATCACCGGGCGGAACGCGCCCTCGAAGCTCGTGGACTTCGCCGACCTCGTGACCGACATGTCCAAGGTCAAGCATCCGATGGACGCGGGCCAGAAGGGCCAGAGGGGCATCGAGTGGTGAGTGCTTCCGTCCCTCGGCTGGTCATCGCCGCGCCCTCCTCGGGCAGCGGCAAGACCACCGTCGCCACGGGGTTGATGGCCGCGTTCGCCGCGCGGGGGCTCGCCGTGTCCCCGCACAAGGTCGGGCCGGACTACATCGACCCCGGGTACCACGCGCTCGCGACCGGGCGGGTGGGGCGGAACCTCGACGCGTACCTGTGCGGGCCCGAGCTGGTCGGGCCGCTGTTCCTGCACGGGGCACAAGGGTGTGACATCGCCGTCGTCGAGGGTGTGATGGGGCTGTACGACGGGGCCGCGGGCGAGGGGGAACTCGCGTCCACGGCTCATGTCGCGAAGCTGCTCGGGGCTCCGGTGGTGCTGGTCGTGGACGCGTCGTCGCAGTCGCGGTCGGTGGCGGCGCTGGTGCACGGGTTCGCGTCGTGGGACCCGGAGGTGCGGGTCGGGGGCGTCATCCTCAACAAGGTCGCCTCGGACCGGCACGAGGAGTTGTTGCGGGAGGCGCTGGAGCAGGCGGGGGTGCCGGTGCTGGGCGCCTTGCGGCGGGCTGCGCAGGTGTCCACGCCTTCTCGGCATCTCGGTCTGGTTCCTGTAGCCGAACGGCAGGGTGCGGCGGTCGAAGCCGTCGCTGCGATGGCCGCGCAGGTCGTGGACGGTTGTGATCTGGGGGCGTTGGAAGCCCTGGCACGTGCAGCCGGTCCCGTACCAGGGGGCTCCGCCCCCTGGACCCCCGCCTCGCCCACCCACCACCCGACGCGGTCGGATGAAGCGGATCAGCAGCGCGCGCCCGTCGTCGCCGTTGCCGGTGGGCCTGCCTTCACCTTCTCCTACGCCGAACACACCGAACTGCTCACCGCCGCCGGTGCCGACGTCGTCACCTTCGACCCCCTGCGGGACGAGGAACTGCCCGAAGAGACCGCCGGGTTGGTGATCGGGGGTGGGTTTCCCGAGGTGTACGCCTCGGAGCTGTCGGCCAACGAGCCCCTGCGCAAGGCCGTTTCCACCCTTGCGGAGCGTGGCGCTCCCGTCGCCGCCGAGTGTGCCGGGCTGCTGTATCTGTGCCGGGAGCTGGGCGGGCTGCCGATGTGCGGGGTGCTGGACGCCTCGGCGCGGATGACCGAGCGGCTCACGCTGGGCTACCGGGACGCCGTGGCTGTGGGCGACAGTGTGCTCGCGGCGGCCGGGACACGGATGCGGGGGCACGAGTTCCACCGGACCGTCGTGGAGCCCGGCTCGGGGGCGGAGCCCGCCTGGGGGGTCCGCGGCCCCCGGCCGCGGGTCGAAGGTTTCGTGG
The Streptomyces tuirus genome window above contains:
- a CDS encoding putative cobaltochelatase, which produces MSTPFPFTAVVGQDDLRLALLLNAVSPAVGGVLVRGEKGTAKSTAVRALSALMPTLDVVSGCRFSCDPGSPDPGCPDGPHEPGAFETRAARMVELPVGASEDRLVGALDIERALSEGVKAFEPGLLADAHRGILYVDEVNLLHDHLVDLLLDAAAMGASYVEREGVSVRHAARFLLVGTMNPEEGELRPQLLDRFGLTVEVAASREPDQRVEVVRRRLAYDDDPGAFAARWAEEEAAVRARIVAARELLPSVRLGDGALRQIAATCAAFEVDGMRADIVMARTATALAAWAGRTDVLAEDVRQAALLALPHRRRRNPFDAPGLDEDKLDETLEEFGGSDDEDPDPDPGPDGPGGGGGQPEPDDAPQGGDDTAARPEAGEGGQPQPSGAGEQSAVRASEPFRTKVLSVPGIGEGAAGRRSRARTEHGRTTGARRPRGALTKLHLAATVQAAAPHQRARGRSGPGLVVRRDDLRQATREGREGNLVLFVVDASGSMAARQRMSAVKGAVLSLLLDAYQRRDKVGLVTFRGTDAEVALPPTSSVDAAAARLETLPTGGRTPLAAGLLRAHDVLRVERLRDPARRPLVVLVTDGRATGGPEPVALAGRAARLFAADGVASVVVDCESGPVRLGLAGQLAGELGGTAVTLDELRADSIAGLVKDVQRRAA
- the cobO gene encoding cob(I)yrinic acid a,c-diamide adenosyltransferase, which gives rise to MPQGQPSVVPDDGLTTRQRRNRPLVVVHTGIGKGKSTAAFGLALRAWNQGWPIGVFQFVKSAKWKVGEENALRVLGASGEGGSVDWHKMGEGWSWVQRDAQMDNEEKAREGWEQVKRDLAAETYKLYVLDEFAYPMHWGWVDTDEVISVLRDRPGTQHVVITGRNAPSKLVDFADLVTDMSKVKHPMDAGQKGQRGIEW
- a CDS encoding cobyrinate a,c-diamide synthase, translated to MSASVPRLVIAAPSSGSGKTTVATGLMAAFAARGLAVSPHKVGPDYIDPGYHALATGRVGRNLDAYLCGPELVGPLFLHGAQGCDIAVVEGVMGLYDGAAGEGELASTAHVAKLLGAPVVLVVDASSQSRSVAALVHGFASWDPEVRVGGVILNKVASDRHEELLREALEQAGVPVLGALRRAAQVSTPSRHLGLVPVAERQGAAVEAVAAMAAQVVDGCDLGALEALARAAGPVPGGSAPWTPASPTHHPTRSDEADQQRAPVVAVAGGPAFTFSYAEHTELLTAAGADVVTFDPLRDEELPEETAGLVIGGGFPEVYASELSANEPLRKAVSTLAERGAPVAAECAGLLYLCRELGGLPMCGVLDASARMTERLTLGYRDAVAVGDSVLAAAGTRMRGHEFHRTVVEPGSGAEPAWGVRGPRPRVEGFVERGVHASYLHTHWASEPGVARRFVERCRTS